The window GTTTGGTGATCGCGGCCGGCGCGATCACGCTCGACCACGCACGCGCCGAGGCCGAGTTGCTCGGGCCCGTCGTGGGCTTTCTGGCCGCGGTGCTCGTGCTCGCCAAACTCTGCGACGACGAGGGGCTCTTCCATGCCTGCGGCGCCTGGCTCGCCCGTACGTCCAAGGGGCGGCCGCAACGGCTGCTGGCCGCCAACTTCGTTCTCGCCTCGGTGATCACGGCCGTGCTGAGCCTGGACGCCACCGTCGTCCTGCTCACTCCGGTGGTGTTCGCGACCGTGGCCCGGCTCGGCGCCCGCCCGAAGCCCCATGTGTACGCCACCGCCCATCTGTCGAACACGGCCTCGCTGCTGCTGCCGGTCTCCAACCTCACCAATCTGCTGGCGTTCACGGCCAGCGGGCTGAGCTTCACCCGGTTCGCCGTGCTGATGGGGCCCGCGTGGGTCGTCGCCATCGCCGCCGAGTACCTGGTCTTCCGGCGCTTCTTCGCAGCCGACCTCAAGGGCGACGCCCCGGAGCCGGCCACCGTCGAGCCCGTCGAGCTGCCCGTGTTCGCGCTGGTCACGGTCGCCTGTACGCTCGCGGGCTTCGCCGTGGCGTCCGCGCTCGGCATCGAACCGGCCTGGGCGGCGCTGGCCGGAGCACTCGTCCTGGCCGGCCGGGCGCTGATCCGCGGGCACACCACACCGCTCGCCGTCGTGCGCGCCACCTCACCGGCCTTCCTCGCCTTCGTCCTGGCCCTCGGGATCGTGGTGCGTGCCGTGGTCGACAACGGCCTCGCGGACGTGCTCGGCCATCTGGTCCCCGACTCGTCGAGCCTGTTGGCGCTGCTCGGCATCGCGGCCCTCGCCGCCGTCCTGGCGAACCTCATCAACAACCTGCCCGCGGTCCTGGTGCTGCTGCCCCTGGCGGCCGTCGCGGGCCCCGGCCCGGTCCTCGCCGTGCTGCTCGGGGTGAACATCGGCCCCAACCTCACCTACGCCGGATCGCTGGCCACGCTGCTGTGGCGGCGCATCGTGCATCAGCACGAACACGACGTCGATCTCGGCGAGTTCACGCGGCTCGGCCTCATCACCGTGCCCGCCACGCTGATCCCGGCCGTCGTGGCCCTCTGGCTCTCACTGCGCGTGTTCGGAAGCTGAGGCGCGCACGTCCCGGTCCACCTCTACCGGGCCACCTCGACCGTGTGGGCCGTCGCGGCCCGGCCAGGTCTGCGCGGAGCATTGACGCTGTGACATGGTCATGCAATGCTCCGTTTTGGGAGCGCTCCCACTGTCCTGTCGTCCCCGTGAGACGGCATCCGTGGACCCAGTCCAGGCACCGGGAGGCGCTCCATGCTCACGTTCCCGCACGTGCACCGCCGCCCCACAAGACGCCGTACGAGAAAACGCACGACGGCCGCCCTGCTGACGGCGGCCCTGCTCTCCGGGGGCATGGCCCTCGCACCCGGCGCGACCGGGCTGTCGTCCGCCGCGTCACCGTCGGCCGCACCGCCGACCGTCGCGGACCCGGCCGCCACCGCGACGACGCCCGTGCGCGTCAACCAGGCGGGCTACCTGCCGGACGGCCCCAAGCGCGCCACGGTGGTCACCTCGGCCACCCAGCCGCTGACCTGGCAGTTGCGCAACGCGTCGGGCGCCGTGGCCGCCTCCGGCCGAACCGTCGTACACGGCACGGACACGGCCTCCGGCGAGGCCACCCACACCGCGGACTTCTCCAAGTACCGGAAGGCGGGCTCGGGGTTCGTCCTGGTGGTCGACGGACAGAACAGCGCGCCGTTCGACATCCGCGCGGACCTCTACGACAGCCTGCGCTCGGACGCGATGGCGTTCTTCTACCACCAGCGCAGCGGCACGCCGATTGAGGCCTCGCTGGTGGGTCCCGCCTACGCGCGGCCCGCCGGGCACCTCGGGGTCGCACCGAACCAGGGCGACACGAACGTGCCCTGTCAGCCGGGCGTTTGCGACTACACCCAGGATGTGCGGGGCGGCTGGTACGACGCGGGCGACCACGGCAAGTACGTCGTCAACGGCGGGATCTCCGCCTGGACGCTGGTCGACTCCTTCGCGCGGGCCGAGCGGGCGGGCAACGCGTCCGCGCTCGGCGACTCGACCCTGCGGATCCCCGAGCGCGGCAACGGCGTCCCTGACGTGCTGGACGAGGCCCGCTGGGAGCTCGACTTCCTGATGCGGATGCAGGTGCCGAGCGGCAAACCGTACGCAGGTATGGCCTTCCACAAGATCCACGACGCGGCCTGGACGGGCATCCCGACCCGCCCCGAACTCGACGCCCAGCCACGCGAGTTGCACCGCCCGTCCACCGCGGCCACGCTCAACCTCGCCGCCACGGCGGCCCAGTGCGCGCGGGTCTTCAAGCCGTACGACTCCACGTACGCGAAGCGGTGTCTGAGCGTGGCCCGCACGGCGTGGACCGCGGCGAAGGCCAACCCCGCGCTGTACGCCCCGGAGTCGGACAGCACGGGCGGCGGCCCCTACAACGACACCCAGGTCACCGACGACTTCTACTGGGCGGCGACCGAGCTGTACGCGGCGACCGGGGAGCGTGCCTACCGGGACGCGGTCACCTCCTCGCCCTGGCACACCTCGTCCGGCGCGCTCACGCCGACCGGCTTCAACTGGGCCGACACCGCGGCGCTCGGCCGGCTGACCCTGGCGACCGTGCCGAACGGGCTGCCCGCCTCGGACATCAGGCGGGTGCGCGCGTCGGTGACGGCCGCGGCCGACGGACACCTCGCCATGATGGCGGGCCAGGGCTACGCCGTGCCAAT is drawn from Streptomyces liliifuscus and contains these coding sequences:
- a CDS encoding SLC13 family permease; the protein is MSSTLATALSAVLLVAVLACAVIRPFGLPEATVAVPAAGLVIAAGAITLDHARAEAELLGPVVGFLAAVLVLAKLCDDEGLFHACGAWLARTSKGRPQRLLAANFVLASVITAVLSLDATVVLLTPVVFATVARLGARPKPHVYATAHLSNTASLLLPVSNLTNLLAFTASGLSFTRFAVLMGPAWVVAIAAEYLVFRRFFAADLKGDAPEPATVEPVELPVFALVTVACTLAGFAVASALGIEPAWAALAGALVLAGRALIRGHTTPLAVVRATSPAFLAFVLALGIVVRAVVDNGLADVLGHLVPDSSSLLALLGIAALAAVLANLINNLPAVLVLLPLAAVAGPGPVLAVLLGVNIGPNLTYAGSLATLLWRRIVHQHEHDVDLGEFTRLGLITVPATLIPAVVALWLSLRVFGS
- a CDS encoding glycoside hydrolase family 9 protein, which translates into the protein MLTFPHVHRRPTRRRTRKRTTAALLTAALLSGGMALAPGATGLSSAASPSAAPPTVADPAATATTPVRVNQAGYLPDGPKRATVVTSATQPLTWQLRNASGAVAASGRTVVHGTDTASGEATHTADFSKYRKAGSGFVLVVDGQNSAPFDIRADLYDSLRSDAMAFFYHQRSGTPIEASLVGPAYARPAGHLGVAPNQGDTNVPCQPGVCDYTQDVRGGWYDAGDHGKYVVNGGISAWTLVDSFARAERAGNASALGDSTLRIPERGNGVPDVLDEARWELDFLMRMQVPSGKPYAGMAFHKIHDAAWTGIPTRPELDAQPRELHRPSTAATLNLAATAAQCARVFKPYDSTYAKRCLSVARTAWTAAKANPALYAPESDSTGGGPYNDTQVTDDFYWAATELYAATGERAYRDAVTSSPWHTSSGALTPTGFNWADTAALGRLTLATVPNGLPASDIRRVRASVTAAADGHLAMMAGQGYAVPIPANGYVWGSNSQVTNNAMVMATAYALTGQQRYRAGVLESMDYLLGRNTLDLSYVTGYGDTYARNQHHRFWANQYDASLPNPPAGSLAGGPNSGLQDPVAQEHLAGCSPAACYIDDIGSYSTNEVTVNWNAPLAWLAAFAAERCPPRD